The window AATATGGAAAAACCATGCAGAAGACGTTTACTACGGAGCCTCAGAAAGTCGTAAGGATGGCCACGCGGCGGGTTATTAACCCCGCCGTTCCCGGTATAAGTCGATTTCATCCATAATCAGGTCACGCATTCTGTGCGTGGCCTCATACCCAAGATCAATGCCCTCATTACCGCGGTCAAACTCCATAATACCAATATGACCTAATTTGGGTTGTACTAAAATATCCGGTGGATCACCCGCCATACGGGCTTTAGTAATACGTTCCTGCATGATGTCGATAGAGCTGGACATTACACTGAACATGCCCGGCGGCTTGTGCGGATTGGCTTTAAAACGACCTTTAAAATTATCCAAATAATGCTGACTGCTGGACCAGAAGTTTTCAAAGAAGCCTGACTGATCATTTTTTATCTTTTCTTCTACCTGCTTTTTCTGCGCTTGTTCTTCTTCTGTTTGTGGCGGAATATTACGCCCGCGCTGTTCCAATACTTTTGAGTTAAGTTGCGAGTTCAAATGTACGGCAATAACAAAATCAGCACCTAACGCTCGGCATAATGATACCGGCACCGGATTAACCAAGCCGCCGTCAATCAGCCATCGTCCGTCCATTGCTTTTGGTGACAACACTCCCGGCATCGCGCAGGATGCTCGCGACGCGTCATATAGGTCACCGTTGCGCAACCAGATCTCGCGCCCACTATAAAGGTCAGTAGCAACCGCACCGTAGGTTATCGGTAAGTCTTCAATACGCTTAGCACCAAATTGATTACGAGCTTCGTTAAATACCTTTTCACCTCCGATTAGGCCGCCTTGATTAAAACCGAAGTCGAGCAGGTTCCAAACCTCCCATCGGCCCATATTGACTACCCAGTCTTCAATTTCAGCTAGTCTGCCGGAGGCGTAGCCAGCGCCAACCAACGATCCAATTGAGGTGCCGGCAACCATATTAATTCTTACACCCATTTCCTCTAGCGCTTTAATCACACCAATGTGCGACCAGCCTCGCGCTGCTCCCGATCCAAGGGCTAATGCTACTTTAACTTCAGACATGTAACTCTTCCCAATCCCCTATTAACAACGTACACTGGAATCCTCCCTTTGTAGCATAAAACAACTGATTCCTATAAGGAAACTTAGGTGATTTTTTACATTGCCCGGCAACCTATTTTTGACCGCAACACAAAACTTGTTGCCTATGAGTTGCTATTTCGGGACGGTTTAGAGAATGCATTCCCTAATATAGACCCTAATGAAGCAACCGAGCGGTTAGTGGAAAACAGTGAATTTGGTAGTGGTATAGACGCCCTTACTGCCAATAATAGAGCATTTATTAATTTTACTGAGCAGGCGATTTGCTCGCAGCTGCCTGAAGTATTGCCAAAAGCATCTATTGTGGTTGAGTTACTAGAAACAGTCGCGCCAACTGATGACGTTTATCAAGCCGTTAAAACACTTAAATTAAAAGGTTATACGCTGGCGCTGGACGACTTTGAATATGACGCTCGCTGGGCACGCTTTATGCCGTATATTGATATCATTAAGATGGATTTCAGGTTGATGTCTTTATCACAAATTGAGCAGCAAATGGCTGCCCACGCTGGCTTTAATGGTCAATACCTAGCAGAAAAAGTGGAAAGCTACGACGAGTTCCATCAGTCTATAAAATTGGGTTTTAGTTATTTTCAGGGTTATTTTTTTGCTAAACCTGAAATGATTCAACGGCGTTCG is drawn from Alphaproteobacteria bacterium and contains these coding sequences:
- the rssA gene encoding patatin-like phospholipase RssA, whose product is MSEVKVALALGSGAARGWSHIGVIKALEEMGVRINMVAGTSIGSLVGAGYASGRLAEIEDWVVNMGRWEVWNLLDFGFNQGGLIGGEKVFNEARNQFGAKRIEDLPITYGAVATDLYSGREIWLRNGDLYDASRASCAMPGVLSPKAMDGRWLIDGGLVNPVPVSLCRALGADFVIAVHLNSQLNSKVLEQRGRNIPPQTEEEQAQKKQVEEKIKNDQSGFFENFWSSSQHYLDNFKGRFKANPHKPPGMFSVMSSSIDIMQERITKARMAGDPPDILVQPKLGHIGIMEFDRGNEGIDLGYEATHRMRDLIMDEIDLYRERRG